A genomic window from Halomonas sp. LR3S48 includes:
- the flgL gene encoding flagellar hook-associated protein FlgL yields MRISTVTMFDQSVASMNRQQSDFLKVGQQLASGRRVVNPSDDPQAASRAVGVSQAKAVTQQFADARVSARNSLAQAESVINSVSDGITSAKTLLVQASSDTLNDADRQSVASELRGIYETLLGQANATDGNGRYLFGGYQDSSSPFVRDGNGVNYVGDTNARAQRVDASREMKITDNGARIFNSVASGAGYLAEAGKLDANGVIGGKNGGSVTFSGPQVVNNSDPDHGRAFRVDFSSDGVTHTYTVKMQDDNGDWVDTVPAQNDEAYDPAGQAINVGGLRLELQGIPEDGDGVRFATADEMNHDLFKTLEKALNVLENPAATPAEKAELRNTFRTAMRELDNSLDNVLTVRASMGARLNELEVIDAVGGNRMTNYEQTLSDLVDLDYSEAIAEYSLRQVGLQAAQKAFVDVKGLSLFNYL; encoded by the coding sequence ATGCGTATCAGCACCGTGACCATGTTCGATCAGAGCGTGGCATCCATGAACCGCCAACAGAGCGACTTCCTCAAGGTTGGGCAGCAACTCGCCAGCGGTCGACGCGTGGTGAATCCCTCCGACGACCCGCAGGCGGCCTCGCGGGCGGTCGGCGTCTCACAAGCCAAGGCGGTGACCCAGCAGTTCGCCGATGCACGGGTGTCGGCGCGCAACTCGCTGGCCCAGGCCGAGAGCGTGATCAACAGCGTCAGCGACGGTATCACCAGCGCCAAGACGCTGCTGGTACAGGCATCGAGCGACACCCTGAACGATGCCGACCGGCAGTCCGTGGCATCGGAGCTGCGCGGTATCTACGAGACACTGCTCGGTCAGGCCAATGCCACCGATGGCAACGGGCGCTACCTGTTTGGCGGCTATCAGGATTCGAGTTCTCCCTTTGTACGTGACGGTAACGGTGTCAACTACGTAGGCGACACCAATGCGCGAGCTCAGCGTGTCGACGCCTCACGCGAGATGAAGATTACGGACAATGGAGCCCGTATCTTCAATAGTGTCGCGAGTGGTGCCGGTTACTTGGCCGAAGCAGGAAAGCTCGATGCGAATGGCGTGATCGGCGGGAAAAACGGGGGCAGTGTCACCTTCTCCGGTCCGCAAGTGGTCAATAACTCCGACCCGGATCATGGCCGTGCGTTTCGCGTTGATTTCTCCAGCGATGGCGTCACGCATACGTATACCGTGAAGATGCAGGACGACAATGGCGACTGGGTCGATACGGTGCCGGCCCAGAACGACGAGGCTTATGACCCGGCCGGGCAGGCGATTAACGTCGGGGGGTTACGGCTCGAACTGCAGGGCATACCGGAAGATGGTGATGGCGTCAGGTTTGCGACTGCCGACGAGATGAACCACGACCTCTTCAAGACATTGGAAAAGGCGCTCAACGTACTCGAGAACCCGGCCGCTACTCCGGCCGAGAAGGCCGAGCTTCGCAATACGTTCCGCACCGCCATGCGTGAGCTCGACAACAGCCTCGACAACGTCCTGACCGTACGTGCCTCCATGGGCGCGCGCCTCAATGAGCTGGAGGTCATCGATGCCGTCGGCGGCAACCGCATGACGAACTACGAGCAGACCCTTTCCGACCTGGTCGACCTCGATTACAGCGAGGCAATCGCCGAGTACAGCCTGCGTCAGGTGGGGCTGCAGGCAGCGCAGAAGGCCTTCGTCGACGTCAAGGGGTTGTCGCTGTTCAATTATCTGTGA
- the flgK gene encoding flagellar hook-associated protein FlgK — MSTIFSVGLSGLNAAQNALNTTSNNISNVYTPGYNRELTILGQSRADAGVQVNDIQRQFNQYVAAQLNAATSSSSALKTYENQISQIDNLLADRDAGLSPLMQKFFSSLEDLAGAPSDPAARQGVLGTADTMTAQFRAFDSYLQDMQEGINGQIKDEVTQVNNMTEQLATLNREIALARARSGEAPNSLLNQRDKLVAELSERMDIRLDIQDGKSYNISLPNGQPLVSGTNHYRLEAMDAPNDPQRTVLGYRDSGGNLVALPENTVKGGTLGGLMTFRAETLDKTQNQIGQLAVSLTIGFNEQHRLGQDLDGNQGADFFSIGQPQAYSLARNTGGQEIVGTSFDVVNIDKLRATDYTVRFGNPGDPPQVIRKDNGQAVPADEVSWEGSVLSFGGITLEFSGQPANGDRFEVQPVRRAGASFESRINDLDKIAAGSFVASSGNLSVSGLRAESGAFTDANAHTFTLSTAAGLTTVSAPADPNDFTVNGEAYDPAVGVVAGDRIAIDGIEFVVKEVPAEGQDASLSLSVAASGTGDNRNALALQNLQSEALVAGRSSFSQAYAGMVSDVGNRTNIVKVNLDARQGLTDQLKAVQQSESGVNLDEEAANLIRYQQFYMANARVIDTASTVFDTILGLRN, encoded by the coding sequence ATGAGTACCATTTTTTCCGTCGGCCTGAGTGGCTTGAATGCCGCGCAGAACGCGCTGAACACCACCAGCAACAACATCAGTAACGTCTATACGCCCGGCTACAATCGGGAACTGACGATTCTCGGCCAAAGCCGCGCCGATGCCGGCGTACAGGTCAATGACATTCAGCGCCAGTTCAACCAGTACGTGGCCGCGCAGCTAAACGCCGCGACCAGTTCCTCCAGTGCGCTGAAGACCTACGAGAACCAGATCAGTCAGATCGACAATCTGCTGGCCGACCGTGACGCGGGCCTGTCGCCGCTGATGCAGAAATTCTTCTCGTCGCTGGAAGACCTCGCCGGTGCGCCTTCCGACCCGGCGGCCCGTCAGGGCGTACTCGGCACCGCCGATACCATGACCGCCCAGTTCCGTGCCTTCGACAGCTACCTGCAGGACATGCAGGAGGGCATCAATGGTCAGATCAAGGATGAAGTCACCCAGGTCAACAACATGACCGAGCAACTCGCGACCCTCAATCGCGAGATTGCCTTGGCTCGTGCACGCAGCGGTGAGGCGCCCAACAGCCTGCTCAACCAGCGCGACAAATTGGTGGCCGAACTCAGCGAGCGTATGGACATTCGCCTCGATATCCAGGACGGCAAGAGCTACAACATCAGCTTGCCCAACGGCCAGCCGCTGGTTTCCGGCACCAATCACTATCGCCTGGAGGCGATGGATGCCCCCAATGATCCGCAGCGTACCGTGCTGGGCTATCGTGATTCCGGTGGCAACCTGGTGGCGTTGCCGGAGAATACTGTCAAGGGCGGCACCCTTGGCGGTCTGATGACCTTCCGTGCGGAAACGCTGGACAAGACCCAGAACCAGATCGGTCAACTGGCCGTATCGTTGACGATCGGTTTCAACGAGCAGCATCGCCTGGGACAGGATCTCGATGGCAACCAAGGCGCGGACTTTTTCTCCATCGGCCAGCCCCAGGCCTACTCTCTAGCGCGTAACACCGGAGGCCAGGAGATCGTTGGTACGAGCTTCGACGTGGTGAATATCGACAAGCTGCGTGCGACCGACTATACGGTGCGCTTTGGCAACCCGGGCGACCCCCCCCAGGTGATTCGCAAGGACAATGGACAGGCGGTGCCGGCCGATGAGGTCAGTTGGGAAGGCAGTGTGCTGAGTTTCGGTGGTATTACGCTGGAGTTCAGCGGCCAGCCAGCCAACGGCGACCGCTTCGAAGTGCAGCCGGTGCGTCGCGCAGGGGCCAGTTTCGAATCCCGGATCAACGATCTGGACAAGATAGCGGCGGGCAGCTTCGTCGCCTCATCGGGAAATCTCAGCGTTTCCGGCCTGAGAGCCGAGTCGGGCGCTTTTACCGACGCCAATGCCCATACCTTCACTCTATCCACCGCAGCGGGCCTGACGACCGTCTCCGCCCCGGCGGACCCGAATGATTTCACGGTCAACGGCGAAGCGTACGATCCTGCCGTCGGAGTCGTGGCCGGGGATCGTATCGCCATCGATGGTATCGAGTTCGTGGTGAAAGAGGTGCCGGCGGAGGGGCAGGATGCGAGCCTTTCGCTCTCGGTCGCTGCTTCCGGTACCGGCGACAACCGTAATGCCCTGGCCCTGCAGAACCTGCAGAGCGAGGCATTGGTGGCCGGTCGCTCTTCGTTCAGCCAGGCCTATGCCGGCATGGTCAGCGACGTGGGCAACCGCACCAACATCGTCAAGGTCAATCTCGATGCCCGCCAGGGGCTCACCGATCAGCTCAAGGCTGTTCAGCAATCCGAATCCGGCGTCAATCTGGACGAGGAAGCGGCCAATCTGATTCGCTACCAGCAATTTTACATGGCCAACGCCCGGGTCATCGATACCGCTTCCACGGTATTCGACACCATCCTCGGCTTGCGTAACTGA
- the flgJ gene encoding flagellar assembly peptidoglycan hydrolase FlgJ, protein MSIQDATGQFALDVQGLERLKHTARQDSAAGLRGAAQQFEALFLQMMLKSMRDTIPDGGLLDSQQGEFYQSMLDQQWAQTMAGRGIGLADHLVAQLEGQMGISPSRSGVADRELGELIAGIPRGTPRVLQDALQPASEEETHGDEHDTTGREAEAITTPASFLEELEAVRGGFMSALDAVLPDAAPAAQAAMSAQGNLAAPQASRTNAAAGEHVQRFMERLSAPAQAASRKTGVPAELILAQAALETGWGRHEIATADGGNSYNLFGIKAGSNWQGRTTDVVTHEYINGQRTRVVDTFRAYGSFEEAFTDYARLIGNNPRYAAVTTAGNAEQAARALQTGGYATDPAYADKLIAVMNSMGPMQQRGDSLVFFSY, encoded by the coding sequence ATGAGCATCCAGGACGCCACCGGCCAGTTCGCCCTCGATGTACAAGGGCTCGAGCGGCTCAAGCACACCGCGCGTCAGGATAGCGCGGCCGGCCTGCGCGGCGCCGCCCAGCAGTTCGAGGCGCTGTTCCTGCAGATGATGCTCAAGAGCATGCGCGACACCATTCCCGACGGTGGCCTGCTCGACAGCCAGCAGGGCGAGTTCTACCAGTCGATGCTCGACCAGCAATGGGCTCAGACCATGGCCGGGCGTGGCATCGGCCTGGCTGACCATCTCGTCGCGCAGTTGGAAGGGCAGATGGGCATTTCGCCTTCCCGGTCCGGTGTGGCCGACCGGGAACTCGGCGAACTCATCGCCGGTATTCCTCGCGGTACGCCCAGGGTGCTTCAGGATGCCCTGCAACCGGCGAGCGAAGAGGAAACGCATGGTGATGAGCACGATACGACTGGGCGTGAGGCCGAAGCGATAACGACGCCAGCCAGCTTCCTCGAGGAACTCGAGGCGGTGCGTGGCGGCTTCATGTCGGCGCTCGATGCCGTGTTGCCCGACGCAGCACCTGCCGCACAGGCAGCGATGTCGGCCCAGGGCAACCTCGCGGCTCCCCAGGCGTCTCGCACGAATGCAGCCGCAGGCGAGCACGTGCAGCGCTTCATGGAACGCCTCTCGGCACCTGCCCAGGCCGCCAGCCGCAAAACCGGTGTGCCGGCCGAACTGATCCTGGCCCAGGCGGCGCTGGAAACCGGCTGGGGGCGCCACGAGATCGCCACTGCTGACGGTGGCAACAGCTACAACCTGTTCGGCATCAAGGCGGGAAGCAACTGGCAGGGACGCACTACCGACGTGGTCACCCATGAGTACATCAATGGCCAGCGCACACGAGTGGTCGATACCTTCCGCGCCTACGGCTCCTTCGAAGAAGCCTTCACCGACTATGCGCGGTTGATCGGCAACAATCCCCGTTACGCGGCAGTCACGACCGCGGGCAATGCCGAGCAGGCTGCCAGGGCGCTACAGACGGGTGGCTACGCCACCGACCCGGCTTACGCCGACAAGCTGATTGCGGTCATGAACAGCATGGGACCGATGCAGCAGCGCGGAGATTCGCTGGTCTTTTTCAGCTATTGA
- a CDS encoding flagellar basal body P-ring protein FlgI, with protein sequence MTVLARVLLLLGLFMLALPVQAERIREIASFAGVRDNQLVGYGLVVGLDGTGDQTMQAPFTGQSLTNMLSQLGITVPPGTNMQLRNVAAVMVTADLPPFSRPGQRLDVNVSSIGNARSLRGGTLLMTPLKGADGDTYAIAQGNLLVGGAGAAAGGASVQVNQLAGGRIAGGAMVEREVPLDLGSNGGLLELELKESDFGTVQRVVNAINNEFGRPVAAAMNGRVIALDGPMNANSRVNFMAQVENIQVTPTEASAKVIFNARTGSVVMNSAVKLHRAAVAHGNLSIVIDPRFLVSQPAPFGQGETVVVPDTEIEIQEQDAYLRVVEGADLVDVVNALNALGATPSDLMAILEALKASGSLRADLEII encoded by the coding sequence ATGACCGTGTTGGCGAGAGTGCTGCTGCTGTTGGGGCTCTTCATGCTGGCGCTGCCGGTACAGGCCGAGCGGATACGAGAAATCGCCAGCTTCGCCGGCGTACGCGACAACCAACTGGTTGGCTACGGCCTGGTGGTCGGTCTCGACGGTACTGGCGACCAGACCATGCAGGCTCCCTTCACCGGACAGAGCCTGACCAATATGCTCTCGCAGCTCGGCATCACCGTGCCGCCGGGCACCAACATGCAGCTGCGCAACGTGGCCGCGGTGATGGTAACCGCCGACCTCCCACCGTTCTCGCGTCCGGGGCAGCGTCTGGACGTCAACGTCTCCTCGATCGGTAACGCTCGCAGCCTGCGTGGCGGCACGTTGCTGATGACGCCGCTGAAAGGCGCCGACGGCGATACCTACGCCATCGCCCAGGGCAATCTTCTGGTCGGGGGGGCCGGGGCGGCGGCGGGAGGTGCTTCGGTACAGGTCAACCAGCTGGCAGGTGGACGCATTGCCGGTGGTGCCATGGTCGAGCGTGAGGTGCCGCTCGACCTCGGCAGCAATGGCGGGCTGCTCGAGCTGGAGTTGAAGGAGTCCGATTTCGGCACTGTGCAGCGCGTGGTCAATGCCATCAACAACGAATTCGGCCGGCCAGTGGCGGCAGCGATGAACGGTCGCGTCATCGCACTCGACGGGCCGATGAATGCCAACTCTCGTGTCAACTTCATGGCCCAGGTGGAAAATATCCAGGTCACGCCTACGGAAGCATCGGCCAAGGTGATTTTCAACGCCCGCACGGGCTCGGTGGTCATGAACAGTGCGGTCAAGCTGCATCGCGCGGCAGTCGCCCATGGCAATCTCTCCATCGTGATCGACCCGCGCTTCCTGGTCAGCCAGCCAGCTCCCTTCGGCCAAGGGGAGACGGTGGTGGTACCCGATACCGAAATCGAGATTCAGGAGCAGGACGCTTATCTGCGAGTGGTCGAGGGGGCCGACCTGGTGGATGTCGTCAATGCGCTCAATGCGCTTGGTGCCACGCCCTCTGACCTGATGGCGATACTCGAGGCGCTCAAGGCGTCCGGCTCGCTGCGCGCCGACCTGGAGATCATCTGA
- a CDS encoding flagellar basal body L-ring protein FlgH, which translates to MLALGGCAQVPRASVVGEQEQINIVEPPPRMANGSIYQAHRGVQPLFEDRRPRMVGDILTIVLDEQVSASKNARSNMDRNGSAGLDLAGMPDALERLAEYGFELSGESDFSGGGGSQANNSFTGTITVSVLEVMHNGNLRVRGEKQIAINQGVEFIRFSGVVNPRTITGQNTVPSTAVADARIEYVGNGYINEAQYMGWMQRFFLNISPF; encoded by the coding sequence ATGCTGGCTCTGGGCGGTTGTGCCCAGGTGCCGCGTGCCTCGGTGGTGGGTGAGCAGGAGCAGATCAACATCGTCGAGCCGCCGCCGCGGATGGCCAATGGCTCCATCTACCAGGCGCATCGCGGGGTCCAGCCGCTGTTCGAGGACCGCCGCCCGCGCATGGTCGGCGATATCCTGACCATCGTGCTCGATGAACAGGTCAGTGCCAGTAAGAACGCGCGTTCGAACATGGATCGCAATGGGTCGGCCGGCCTCGATCTGGCCGGAATGCCCGATGCCCTGGAGCGCCTGGCCGAGTACGGTTTCGAGCTCTCGGGCGAGAGCGACTTCTCGGGCGGTGGCGGCTCCCAGGCCAACAACAGCTTCACTGGCACCATTACCGTCTCGGTACTCGAGGTGATGCACAACGGCAACCTGCGCGTGCGTGGCGAGAAGCAGATCGCGATCAACCAGGGCGTCGAATTCATCCGCTTCTCCGGTGTGGTCAACCCGCGCACCATCACCGGCCAGAATACGGTGCCCTCCACGGCCGTGGCCGACGCCCGTATCGAGTACGTTGGCAATGGTTACATCAACGAGGCGCAGTACATGGGCTGGATGCAGCGCTTCTTCCTGAACATTTCGCCTTTCTGA
- the flgG gene encoding flagellar basal-body rod protein FlgG, with the protein MIKSLWTAKTGLESQQVKLDVISNNLANVSTNGFKRSRAVFEDLLYQNLRQPGAQNDVQNRLPSGMQVGTGVRPVATERLHSQGGLEQTENSRDLAINGNGFFQVLMPDGSTAYTRDGSFQLNENGQMVNANGYPLEPAIIIPDNALSISIGEDGIVSVTQPGVNQALEVGQITVSTFVNATGLESIGGNLYRETTSSGPRNEAMPGMNGAGRLFQGYVETSNVNVVEEMVSMIQTQRAYEINSRAVQTSDEMLARLSQL; encoded by the coding sequence ATGATCAAGTCACTATGGACGGCCAAGACCGGTCTGGAATCCCAGCAGGTCAAGCTGGATGTCATCTCCAACAACCTGGCCAACGTCAGTACCAATGGTTTCAAGCGCTCGCGCGCGGTGTTCGAGGATCTTCTCTATCAGAACCTGCGTCAGCCCGGCGCGCAGAACGACGTGCAGAACCGGCTGCCTTCGGGCATGCAGGTCGGCACCGGCGTGCGCCCGGTAGCCACCGAGCGCCTGCACAGCCAGGGTGGGCTCGAGCAGACCGAGAACTCGCGTGACCTGGCAATCAACGGTAACGGCTTCTTCCAGGTGCTGATGCCGGACGGTTCCACTGCCTACACCCGCGATGGCAGCTTCCAGCTCAACGAGAATGGCCAGATGGTGAACGCCAACGGCTATCCGCTCGAGCCGGCCATCATCATCCCCGACAACGCACTGTCGATCTCCATCGGTGAGGACGGCATCGTCTCGGTGACCCAGCCCGGCGTCAACCAGGCGCTGGAAGTGGGGCAGATCACCGTCTCGACCTTCGTCAACGCGACAGGACTGGAGAGTATCGGTGGCAACCTCTACCGGGAAACCACCTCTTCCGGTCCGCGTAACGAGGCCATGCCGGGCATGAATGGCGCCGGCAGGCTCTTCCAGGGTTATGTGGAAACCTCCAACGTCAACGTGGTGGAGGAGATGGTCAGCATGATCCAGACCCAGCGGGCCTATGAGATCAACAGCCGTGCCGTGCAGACCAGTGACGAGATGCTGGCGCGCCTGAGCCAGCTGTGA
- a CDS encoding flagellar basal body rod protein FlgF gives MDRILYTAMSGAKQSMDQQSVVSHNLANVSTSGFRAQLHAMRAVPVQGDGMLPTRVSVAATTPGSDFSPGPITHTGRELDVALEGDAWLAVQADDGTEAYTRRGDLQVDGNGLVTVVGRPVIGDGGPIVVPLGSSVSIGADGTLSAIGEGEGPEALVDVGRLKLVSPERNLLRGEDGLFRMPPNAEGEIAALEGDDEARLVSGSLEGSNVSAVEAMVAMIDVARRYEMQMKAISTADENAQRANNLLSIQG, from the coding sequence ATGGACCGCATCCTTTATACCGCCATGAGCGGGGCCAAGCAGAGCATGGACCAGCAGTCGGTGGTCAGCCACAACCTGGCCAACGTCTCAACCAGCGGCTTTCGTGCCCAGTTGCATGCCATGCGCGCCGTGCCGGTACAGGGCGACGGTATGCTACCAACCCGCGTTTCAGTCGCGGCGACCACCCCGGGTAGCGACTTCAGCCCGGGGCCGATCACCCATACCGGACGCGAGCTGGACGTGGCGCTGGAAGGCGACGCCTGGCTCGCCGTGCAGGCGGACGACGGGACCGAGGCCTATACTCGCCGCGGTGATCTCCAGGTAGACGGCAACGGCCTGGTCACCGTGGTGGGTCGCCCTGTCATCGGCGACGGCGGTCCCATCGTCGTGCCGCTTGGCTCGAGCGTCTCCATCGGTGCCGACGGAACCCTCAGCGCCATTGGCGAAGGGGAGGGCCCCGAGGCCTTGGTCGACGTGGGCCGCCTCAAGCTGGTCTCGCCAGAGCGGAACCTGCTGCGCGGTGAGGACGGCCTGTTCCGTATGCCACCCAATGCCGAGGGCGAAATCGCGGCGCTGGAAGGCGACGACGAAGCCCGTCTTGTCAGTGGTTCGCTGGAAGGCAGCAACGTCAGCGCGGTGGAGGCCATGGTCGCCATGATCGACGTGGCCAGGCGTTACGAAATGCAGATGAAAGCGATCAGCACCGCCGACGAAAATGCCCAGCGGGCCAACAACCTGCTTTCCATCCAGGGCTGA
- the flgE gene encoding flagellar hook protein FlgE: MSFSQALSGLNSQAQKLGAIGNNIANSQTVGFKGSNVQFSDVFANSKVGLGTRVSAVLQNFSEGNIESTNRNLDLAVAGNGFFRFMDSSGEVVYSRNGQLSMTSDGNLINAQGFRIMGYGLNAAGQVQVGGQPVPLNVSAEELAASATTRVGTTINLDARKVIGDDLSTVETAGGDMIDYHYSNNFTIYDSLGNPRNITVYYEKAGANQWTAKMTLDGQALMNGANPEEFNLEFNANGQLITPANGTLGVTFDSATYLGGGPDDLTFDLNLAGTTQFGNTSTVSSLTQNGYTSGTLVGITINDDGTIMRNYSNEESRPAGQIALASFRNPEGLTPAGDNVWRASNESGQELIGAPGTGLLGGVVSGAVETSNVDMARELVSMIVAQRAYQANSQTIKTQDELLQTAINLR; encoded by the coding sequence ATGAGTTTTTCACAAGCATTGAGCGGCCTGAACTCCCAGGCTCAAAAGCTGGGCGCGATCGGCAACAACATTGCCAACTCCCAGACCGTAGGGTTCAAGGGCTCCAACGTCCAATTCTCCGACGTGTTCGCCAACTCAAAGGTGGGGCTGGGCACGCGGGTATCCGCCGTGCTGCAGAACTTCAGCGAGGGCAATATCGAATCCACCAACCGTAACCTGGACCTGGCGGTAGCCGGTAACGGCTTCTTCCGCTTCATGGACAGCAGCGGTGAGGTGGTCTACTCGCGCAACGGCCAGCTCTCGATGACCTCCGACGGCAACCTGATCAATGCTCAGGGCTTCCGGATCATGGGCTACGGCCTCAATGCCGCCGGCCAGGTGCAGGTGGGTGGCCAGCCGGTGCCGCTGAACGTCTCGGCTGAGGAACTGGCTGCGAGTGCTACTACTCGTGTCGGCACCACCATCAACCTGGACGCGCGCAAGGTAATCGGTGATGACCTCAGCACGGTCGAGACCGCAGGTGGTGACATGATCGACTACCACTACTCCAACAACTTCACTATCTACGATTCACTGGGTAACCCGCGCAATATCACCGTCTATTACGAGAAGGCCGGTGCCAACCAGTGGACTGCCAAGATGACTCTGGATGGCCAGGCCCTGATGAATGGCGCCAACCCCGAAGAGTTCAATCTCGAGTTCAATGCCAACGGTCAGTTGATCACTCCTGCGAACGGTACCTTGGGGGTCACGTTCGACTCGGCAACTTATCTCGGTGGCGGGCCGGATGATCTGACCTTCGATCTCAATCTGGCCGGCACCACTCAGTTCGGCAATACCTCTACCGTCAGTAGCCTGACCCAGAACGGCTACACCTCCGGCACCTTGGTGGGCATTACCATCAACGACGATGGCACCATCATGCGCAACTACTCCAACGAGGAGTCGCGCCCCGCCGGTCAAATCGCCCTGGCCAGCTTCCGCAATCCCGAGGGCTTGACGCCGGCCGGCGACAACGTCTGGCGGGCTTCCAACGAATCGGGCCAGGAACTGATCGGTGCTCCGGGTACCGGCTTGCTGGGCGGAGTCGTCTCCGGTGCGGTCGAGACCTCCAACGTCGACATGGCGCGTGAGCTGGTCAGCATGATCGTGGCGCAGCGGGCCTACCAGGCCAACTCGCAGACTATCAAGACCCAGGACGAACTCCTGCAAACCGCGATCAACCTGCGCTAA
- the flgD gene encoding flagellar hook assembly protein FlgD has translation MSNTIDANVVTRLNQGGPAARDASQSADLRNNFMTLLIAQMKHQDPLEPMDNHEMTSQLAQINTVSGIEDLNKTLSGITDQMNAGQTLQATGLIGKGVLVPGDRVLLEHGEEGELHTTPFGIELPQSADNVRVVITNASGQVINRYDIGPAKAGVESFTWDGRTSEGEAAASGSYRVRVEATSGDKTVNGTTLNYAVVGGVTPPGQNGGVKLDLGAVYGQVGLDQVKQIL, from the coding sequence ATGTCCAATACCATCGATGCGAATGTCGTCACGCGCCTGAACCAGGGTGGCCCAGCCGCTCGCGATGCCAGCCAGTCCGCTGACTTGCGCAACAACTTCATGACCCTGTTGATTGCCCAGATGAAGCATCAGGATCCCCTCGAGCCCATGGACAACCATGAGATGACCAGCCAGCTGGCGCAGATCAATACCGTCAGCGGCATCGAGGATCTCAACAAGACCTTGAGCGGCATCACCGACCAGATGAATGCTGGCCAGACACTGCAGGCCACCGGCTTGATCGGCAAGGGGGTGCTGGTCCCTGGAGATCGAGTGCTGCTAGAGCATGGCGAGGAGGGTGAGCTGCACACTACACCGTTCGGCATCGAGCTGCCCCAGTCGGCCGACAACGTGAGAGTAGTGATCACCAATGCCAGTGGGCAGGTGATCAACCGCTACGACATTGGGCCGGCCAAGGCGGGAGTGGAGTCGTTCACCTGGGATGGCCGTACCAGCGAGGGCGAGGCAGCCGCCTCGGGCTCCTATCGCGTGCGCGTCGAAGCCACCAGTGGCGACAAGACGGTGAATGGCACCACGCTCAACTACGCCGTGGTCGGTGGGGTAACGCCCCCGGGCCAGAACGGGGGAGTGAAGCTGGACCTGGGTGCCGTCTATGGCCAGGTCGGCCTCGATCAGGTCAAACAGATTCTTTGA
- the flgC gene encoding flagellar basal body rod protein FlgC, which translates to MSMFSVFDIAGSAMSAQSQRMNVTASNLANADSVAGPDGEAYRAKQVVFESRLQGGQGIGGVGVREVVEDPSPLRMEYRPEHPLANEEGYVSMPNVEPVHEMVNMISASRSYQANVEVMNTSKQMMLKTLTLGEG; encoded by the coding sequence ATGTCGATGTTTTCCGTGTTCGATATCGCCGGCTCGGCCATGAGCGCCCAGTCGCAGCGTATGAACGTCACCGCCAGCAACCTGGCCAACGCCGACAGCGTTGCCGGGCCTGACGGCGAGGCCTACCGGGCCAAACAAGTTGTGTTCGAGTCGCGCCTGCAAGGTGGGCAAGGCATTGGCGGTGTCGGCGTGCGTGAAGTGGTCGAGGACCCCTCGCCACTGCGCATGGAGTACCGCCCCGAGCATCCGCTGGCCAACGAAGAAGGCTATGTGTCGATGCCCAACGTCGAGCCGGTGCATGAAATGGTCAACATGATTTCTGCCTCGCGCTCCTACCAGGCCAACGTCGAGGTCATGAACACGAGCAAGCAGATGATGCTCAAGACACTCACGCTGGGCGAGGGCTGA
- the flgB gene encoding flagellar basal body rod protein FlgB, which translates to MIDQLEAAFNYHQQALGLRQQRHQVLASNIANADTPNYKARDIDFASELKKAVEQGRSAGGGLSLARTAEGHLSGRAVATPRHELLYRIPDQPSLDGNTVDMDRERTQFADNTVRYQAALTLMNSRIQGLKNAMQPE; encoded by the coding sequence ATGATCGACCAGCTCGAGGCCGCCTTTAATTACCATCAGCAGGCGCTGGGCCTGCGTCAGCAGCGCCACCAGGTCCTGGCGAGCAATATCGCCAACGCCGATACGCCGAACTACAAGGCGCGCGACATCGATTTCGCCAGTGAACTGAAGAAGGCGGTCGAACAGGGGCGTTCGGCGGGCGGTGGTCTGTCGCTGGCGCGCACCGCCGAAGGGCACCTGTCGGGCCGTGCCGTGGCGACGCCCAGGCACGAGCTGCTCTATCGCATTCCCGACCAGCCGAGTCTGGATGGCAATACCGTGGACATGGACCGCGAGCGGACCCAGTTCGCCGATAACACGGTGCGCTACCAGGCGGCCCTGACCCTCATGAACAGCCGCATCCAGGGGCTGAAGAACGCCATGCAGCCGGAATAA